The Leptospira mtsangambouensis DNA window TCTCCCTTAATGAAACGCAATCTTGTAACTCTTGTCACAACGTGGAAGGAAAGGCCGCAGGAGTAGACAACCTTTCTACATCTCCCGGTGCATTCGGAAAAAATGGAGATAGGAACTCTCCAACTGTGCTTAATGCCGGATTCCATTTCGTACAATTTTGGGATGGAAGAGCTGCTGATTTGAAAGCACAAGCCAAAGGTCCAATTCTTAACCCAGTGGAAATGGCGATGCCTTCCGAAAAGGAAGTTTTAAAACGAATTAACGAAGATTCTGAATACCCTGCGTTATTTGCAAAAGCTTATCCAAATGAAAAAAATGCTGTCACTTACGACAATTTAGCTGGAGCGATTGCTGCCTTTGAAAGAACCTTAGTGACTTCTTCACGTTTCGATGATTTTATTAATGGAGATTACAAGGCCATTTCGAAAGAAGAACAAGAAGGGTTTAAAAGTTTTCTTTCTGCTGGATGCACTTCGTGCCATTCAGGAAATCTACTTGGTGGTAATTCTTACAGAAAAATTGGTTTAGTGAATGAATACAAAACTGCTGACCTTGGACTTTATAATGTAACTAAAAAAGCTGAGGATAAATTTTCCTTTAAAGTTCCAAGTTTAAGGAACATTGCTTTGACTGGCCCATACTTTCATGATGGCCAAATCAAAACTTTGGACGAGGCAGTTCAAAAGATGGCATTCCATCAGTTAGGTATCAAGCTCTCTGAAGAAGAAACCAAAAAAATTGTTCTCTTCCTTGGGACACTTTCGGACAAAACACGTATCAATTAATTCTTTTCTTTGTATTTGAATATCCTTGGATCCCTGACAGCATTTGTAGCGATCCAAGGAGCCATTTTTCCAAAGCTCGATGCCTAAGTGCAATTGGTATCGGTTGTAAGTATTCTTTAAAGGCTTTTGATCCTAATATCCGAATAACGGATATCATTTGTCCTGATATGACTCTTAAAATTGGATTAAACTCGTTCTTGTCACTCTCTAGTTGCAGAGCGTCTGCTAACCTGATTTCATAATGTTCCCAAAGCAATAGGTATCTCTGTTCCAAATCAGGACTGTCCATCCATGGATGAAAACCCGGCAATGATTCGATCAAAACTTCCGGATCAATCGATTGAATTATGTTCCAAAGAAACTGTTTGAATGCCTCAAACAAAGACTCGGATTCTTCTCTCGCTAAAAGACTTCTAATCAGTTCATCACAGAATAAAATTTCATCCTGAAATGCGAGGTCTTCTTTCGATCGAAAGTATGTGAATAGGGTTTTGACAGAAACATCTGCCGAATCTGCAATTTCTGATACAGTAACAGCAGAATATCCCTTTTCTTGGAACAATAGTTTTGCCGATCGCAATATGGAGGTTTGAATGCTCTGTTTTTTTCTTTCTCTAAGAGGTAATCTGAGGATCATTTGGCTCATTGGGGTTGTTTTTCTCTACTTTGGTCCTATAAACCAACCCGAATCTTCAAAAAAAGAATCTTAGGGTTAGGTCAGTTTTTGGATATAGTGAGGTGCTGTAAAAAGTAACTTACTTTATTTAGAAAGTCACTTTACTTTTATAGTTGCTTACTTTAGAAACTAAGTGTAAAAATAAAGTCACTTACTTTTTATAGTCAAATAAAATAATCTCCCTAAAAGAAAAATATACTTTTCCCACCAGAATTGGAAAAATAATTGGAATATGTCTCAAACACTTCGCGATCAGCTCTTCCTTTGGATGAAATCTCATGTTTACCGTTATTCAGAAGCACCATTTCGTCTGGCGAGTGGATTAGAATCTCATCATTACTTTAATTGTAAGGAAATCACTCTTCATCCGGAGAGACTTGCCGTTCTTGCTAATTGTTTTGTAGAGGAAATCATTCCAAAACTAGGATTGGAGTTCCAAGCAGTGGGTGGTTTGACATTAGGAGCAGATCCATTAGCTTATTCGATTTCTTTGGCGTATCAAAGGAAAGGGAAACTCATTTACCCGCTTGTTGTTAGAAAGGAAGCGAAAGGACATGGGACTGGCCAACAAATCGAAGGTTTTTGGAAAGAAGTTAAATCTTGTTTGGTAGTGGATGATGTGATTACTACCGGAGGATCAACTCTCAAAGCAGTCCAAGCATTAAGAGAAGCAGGAATTTCGGTCACCAAAGGAATTTGTATTTTGAATCGAGAGGAAGGTGGGGCAGAAAATTTAGAAAAGTCTGGAATCCAGATGGAATCAATCTTTCGTAAAAGTGAGTTTTTTTAAATGAGTGCAAAAATGATATTTCTATATGACGTAAAATTGTTCAGGAACAAGTTATTAAAGAGAACTTGGGCAGTCATTTCATTGTTTGTCGTTTTTGTCGCGTATAACAGCCTCCAGGTTCCCAAGGAAGGGAGGTTACAGTTTTTTACAATTTTTCTACCATTGTTAGCATTGTTCTTTTGGTTTTTGAGAAAAAACTATTTGAAACAGATTGAAATTTTATCATCAGGAAAAATTGAAATTGAAGGTGGGTCGCTAAAACAATTTGATTCTAACGGAAATTGCGCAAGTATCAGGTTAAAAGATTTAGAACAAATAACCACCGATAAATTCCGTGGTTATGACCGAATTGTATTGGAAACAAAAGAGAAAATTCATCCTATCGTGAATATTGAATCACAAGATGAGTTGGTATCCATTTTAGAAAAAGAATCTGGGGTTAAGAGACTTGTTGATTTAACTGAAGATAGGTTGTGGAATTTGAAAACACCTTTGTATTTTGTTCCAAGTTTACTCGTATTAGTAGTTACTTACATTCCGTTCATAAAAAGTAAGTTTCCAATTCTATCTCCAGAATTTTTGGGTCTATTTTTTAATGTGAATTTAATTATATACTTACTGTATTTACCTGAAAAACAGAATCACACGATTAGTCAGTTCTCTCTTAAAAGGAGAATGATATTTATTAGTTTGGTTGTATTTTTCTTTCAGGTGTATATCCAATTGGATAAGTCAGGCTGGCTTAAAAACTAAGATCAACTTTCTTGTTTTGATCCAACACTTTGCCTAAGCAAATTCAGTTTTGCTTGGGCATATCGTCTTAGTTCTATCATTTCTGTGGCATACCTTTTCAAAAGATTGTCTTGCTCCAGTCGATTCTCCATTAATTGCAGAGTGTCTCGAACATATTTAATATCTTTTTCTTCTTTTAATTTGCCTGTTTGTATTAGTTTTTTGACCACATCGAATTCATATTTTCTAAAATGAACTCGCAATAAGAACTCAGTTGAAAAGTTCTCTTTGGCTTTGACCCAATTTTGGTCAATTTTTTCTTTTGGTCCTTGTTCTTTTAATTGGTCGACTGCCCGTTTTGTTGGGTCCAAGTCTCGAACCGAACTAGCGTTCGCCAATTCTTCTGCTGCGTTGATTTCATCTTTGAAAATTTCTTGGAGTTTGTTTCTCCGCCACTGGTCAGTGTATTCATAACTTTGTGCCGTGAGCATTCGTTGAAACTCTTCGAGCATTACTGAAACATTGATGGAACGTCCAAGAGGCGTGTTATTAAATTCTTTGATTTTGGGAAATAACTCTCTCGTTATTTGAAATGCTGATTTTCTTTTATAATTACTTGCTTCGTATAGCTTTTCTAACGAGTCCTCAGAATGTTTTTTTAGTTCATTCAGAATGAATGGTTCGGCAAACACATAAGCGTCTTCACCATAAACAAATAAATTTGGATCAGGTGCAACAACTGATACGATAAAAATATAATGGCTGTCTCTAAGTGCTGTCAGAAGTTTTCTTAAATCTTCTTCTGTTCTTGAAAGTTGCGAAGACCAGATTCGTAAGTGCGAATCGGAAGTAGGGATTTTTTCTCTTGATTCGAGGTTTTCTTTTCGAATCATATCTGCCAGTTCCAAACAAACTTTGATACTTCCCGCCATAAATAAAAGTTACAGATAGCACCTTTTCGGTAAAGAATTATTCATATTTCAATTCTTTTGAAATATTCATCTGTTTTAGAAAGTAGAAGGGTATCAAGCAAATTATAAATGTAATTACGGGTATTAATATCGGGAGTTTTACTACAAATGAGAGTGGGTATTGAAAATCGAGAACCCATCCAAAAGCATTTCGATTGATTCCAAAAATGACGATTGGTGATAAAACGATACTATTAAGAATTCCAGATAAAATTCCAAAAGAAACAAGAAATAATGCCTGGTAGTAGATCAATTGAAACATTTGAAATGAACTCATTCCAATTGATTTTAATCCAGCTAACATTTGTGATTTTTCCCTGATAAAGTAAACTAGTGAAGTTGTTAGTGCCAAAATCGAAATTATTAGCGCAGATACCTTTAAAGTATCTAGTATTGAGAACACTTTGTTCATTCCTTCAAGATAAAGTTTTTTTAATTCCGCTTGATCTATATACTTTAAATCGTATTTTTTTGTTATTTTTCTTAGTAGTGTGATTGTATCTTCTTCTGAACTACTTTTGTTCCGTGTGATTCTGATAGAGTTTAGATGATTGACTTTGAAATTTTTCTGAAAGAAAGAGTAGTCCATCATGATGGTTCCTCGTTCTGAAAAAAAATGTTCTTTGGTATCCTGAATTTTTATCTGTAATTGAGGTGTTTTTTCTGTATTGATGGTGATCAAATCACTTTTGCAGATATGATCTAAAAAACATAAGTTGTTCGAGACAATAATTTCGTCTTTGTTGTATTGGTTTGAAAAATTAAACACGTGTAATGTATAATATTTTCCGTTCACAATAAATTTGGAATCAATGTAAAAAGGTTCAACTGCTGAAAAGGTTGGATCATTGGCTATTGTCTCTAAAAGAAAAACAGGAACACCTGGTTCTCCCGAGTTCAACTTTTTTTCGTTGATAAGTGAAAAGTCTGATTTGTTTTCTTCATTGACCCAACGAACAACCGATTGTTCATAACTTTCAGTGAGGCTCGTGAGGGTTAGGACAAGAGAACTCGATAACATGATGGTTGATGCAGTTAGCCCATGTTTCCAAGGTTCGGATTGAATTTCTTTTAGTCCAATTTTTACGCTAGGGTGAAATCGGATCTTTGATAAAAGTTTGTCTATCTGATGAATCACGAAAGGTAAACAGAGAAAATTTAATAATACAAAGGCGAATATAATGAATCCTATACCGATCATACCCGGAAGGATTTGTTTGGCGATTTGAACAAATCCTAAGTAAATTCCAAGGGACAAGGAAGCGATGGAGATTAGAGAGTTTGAAAATTTTGAAAATCCAAAGAGGTTAGTGGGATTTGCAGAATCCTTTTCCCTAATCAAATCAATGGGTAAAATTTGAAAGGTTTTGTATGAATTATAAATTGATGCAATGATTGAGCCAATGACGGAAATAGTTAGACCTAATAAGATGACAGAGACTGGAATGTTTTGGTATGAACTGATTTGGTTGGCATCAGTGATTGTATTTACCGTTGTTAAGAAGTCGGTGTTGGCAACCAAAATTCCTAATAAAACTCCGGCGATCCCGCCTAAAATTCCAATGACTATGGCTTGGGTGAGAAATAATAAAAAGTTATTTTTTTTACTGGATCCAATGGATAATAATATTCCAAATTCCTTTTTTCTAGATAAATAAAGGCCCGTAAACATATTCGATACCATAAAAAAAGATATCAGAACGGAAACCAACGAAACAATTGTTAGGTTTATTTTTAATGAGCTTAATACTACACCTGCTCTTTCTATGATTTGGTTTTTTGATTCAAAAGTCCATTCATCTGATTTTATGATAGGTGTCTCTGGTGATTGTGTTTGTTTTACTTCATCGATTAGCCAAATGGATGTAAGTAGTTTCTGTTTGTCACAGATGGATTGTAGTCTAGTGATATCCATGACGAGAAAAATTCCTTCCATCGGTAAAATATCAAAGTTGTCTTTTTGTAGTTGGATATCTGTTTCGCAAATCGATAAAGTGATTTTATCCGTATGTATTTTCAATTGATCGGCAAAAGCTTGGCTGAGTAAATATTTTGGAATTTTTTCTATTGGTGTTTTTGTGGTATTAGTTATCTTTGTTTGTAGGATGTCTCTTCCAATGACAGGGATACTTTGGATTTGATTGTTTGTAGTTGAATACGTGGCTTTGGTTTGTAACTCGGGTTCAACTCGAATGTTCTCAGAGACACTGGATTCCACTATTTTTAAAAATCGATCATCGGCCCCTTGGTTTTGGTTATTGGCAATATACCTTCCCATAAAATTTTCTGAAGAATAACCTATCATCTGGTCTAAGACACTTTTTTCAGCTCTCCAAGCATTGATTTGGGTGCTTACAAATAAGGCAATTCCAAGGCTAATACCAGAGATTGACAGTAACATTTTTGGAAAATGGTCTTTAAAATACCCTAGTATAAATGAATAATAAATCATTTTCATTTTGATCTGATTTTACCATCTAACATCCGCAGGTTAATGTCTCCCGATTGACCAATTTGTTCATTATGTGTAACAAGAAATACTGATATACCTAGGTCTTTTACACATCGACCGAATAATTCCATAATCATATCCGAAGAATGGGAGTCCAAGTTACCCGTTGGTTCATCCGCAAGGACTAGTTTTGGTTGGTGCACAATGGCTCTTGCAATTGATACTCTTTGTTTTTCTCCCCCTGACATTTCTTTCGGGGTGAAATCTTTTCTATGGTCAAGTCCCACCAGGGAAAGGACCTCTTTTGCCTTGGATTCAGCGATCTTTTTCGTTGTGCCGGAAAGATAAAGGGGCAAAGAAACATTTTCTATGGCAGAAAGATAAGGGAATAAATGAAAAAATTGGAAGACGATTCCTATTGTTTTTCGTCTGTACATGGTAAGGTCATTTTCTGTTGCTCCGATGAGTTGGTTTCCGAATACATTGATTTGTCCAGAATCTGCAGATTCAATGGCTGAGAGTAGGTTTAGTAGCGTTGATTTCCCACTCCCTGAAGGACCCATCAACGTAACCAGTTTTTTCTCTGCAATTTCGAATGAAATATCATTCAAAACGGGGAAGGTTGTTTCTCCTTGTTGGAAACTTTTGTTTACATTTTGGATTTGGATGGTTGTTTTGTTGGCAGACTCTTTTTTTTCATTGCTCACGAAAAATAACTTCCCATATATAAGACAGTCAAGAATATCAAGATTAAGGTAAAACTGATTGTTAGCACGTATATTTTTCATACTAATTGTATCAGTTTTAGTATTCGGTAAGTCGCAAGCTTGGACTTCTATTGCGGAGTTTACCGAGTCTGGAGAAATTTTCGTTTCTGAAAATAATTCCGAAGAACCGCCTAGCGAAGAAGAGGGTTTTATCTATATTCCTTCACTTCCCGTTTCCGTTTCCATCGTAAAATTTTACTCTTTCTCAATTGCTGCTTTACTTGCACCTAATATCATTTCTATTAAATTCCCGGATCGTCGGGGATCTCCCAAATTTATATAACAAACTTATTTCTTTAAAATTTAAATTTTGAGGTAGTTATGTTAGAAGATGAAAGAATTTCAATCTTCAGATCGGTTTTGGTAGGTATATCTGCGCTTTCGCCGCTTGCTATATTCTTATTTTCTAATTATGATGTATTGTCAGTTGACTTTCCGATTTTGGTTGGGCTTTTCATCCAAGCATATATCGGTTTTTCTTCTTTTATGTTGGTTCAGTCTTATGAACCGAAGGAAAAAAACAAAGTCACCATAGGGTATGTTATTTTTTGGTCTGCGCTTGGTGTTTGTTATTTATCAGGTAAGTCGCTCATTCTTCCCATTGCCTTGGAAGTAACTTCTTTTTCCACGATTCTGATCTATTCAGGAACAGAGTTTGGAAAAAAACAGATCGAAAGTTTAGGATCTTTACTACTGGCTTCCGGTATTGCCGCTTTGTTTCTTTCCGCTTGGGTTATGTTACCCGATGGAGATAATGTCGGAATTATTTTACTTTTGATAGGGCTTTTGATCAAATCAGGTTTTTCTGGATTCCATTTGTGGATACCTAAGGTAAATGAAGGTGGTCCATCTCATGCACTTGGTTCCTTTGCAGGGGTTCTTGAAGTATTCCCTTTGTTATTGTTCTATAGATATGTGCTTCCAAATCAATTAGATCCAATCATTTATCAAATTTTGTTTCCGCTTGCTGCATTAGGAATTTTTTTTGGCGGTATTACTAGTTTCTTTCATAAAGATCCAAAAATATCATTAGCATATAGTTCTGTGGAATCTATTAACTTCCTTTGGTTATGTTTGATCATTGCTGGGATGTTTCAATTTTCAGTTGATTCGGAGTTGATGAATTTGAGTAATTCGTTTCGAATTTTATTTTTTCTTGGATTGTTCCATCATTCATTTTCTAAAACATTCCAATTGTTTTCAATCGGGATGGTAGCAAGGCTTAAAAATTCCAGTTCAAGCGACGAGTTAAAAGGAATTGGAAGATTGTTGGGAATCTCTCCATTGTTAGTTGGAGCAGGAACTTTTAGTTATGCAGTTCTTCCGGGAACATTGGGGTTTGTATCTGAAGCAACTTACTTTTATCTAAATGCTCGGATTTTGGACATGCCGATCGGACGTTCTATTTTCCTTTTGCCTTCGATGATATTTATTTTCTTTGGAATTGTTCTGGGTGGATTTACGCATATCAAATTGTTTTTGAGTTTGTTTTTGTCAATCCCAGATAAAGACATCAATATCCAACCATTTGGACCACAAAAAAGAAGATGGGTGAAAATTTCTCTATTTAGTTTGTCTTTGGTCATTTTGGGATTTCCATTGGCGATGCCATACTTTGTGAAACTTCCGATGCTTAGCCCGTTCGTTGATCCGCAGTTAGCTGAGTGGTTTTGGACATTATCAATTGTTTCGTATGTAACCATTGGTACTGTGTTTGTTTTCCGTTTGTATGATCGTTATCAGTTAAAAAAATATGGGGAACAAAAAACTAAAAACTGGGATTGTGGAGGAGGTTATAGTGGTCATGAACTCTCCATACCAACATCTGTTTTTTCTGAACCATTGAGAAATTCCCTAGGAAGGTATTTTTTAAATAAATCTGGTGAATCAAAAGTGGATTCTTTTCTGATCAAAGGGATTTCTTCCGTGTTTCGTTTTGGAACACGATTTGTATCGGCGACGAATCATCCAAAAGAAGAAGATGTGAGTAAGTATCTCGCGATCTCTTCTATGTTTTTGATTTTCATCTTCTCACTTTTGATTTTGGGCGATTTTGGAGGTCTGTAGATGAATTCAATTTTATACTATATTTATCTTTTTGTTTTGTTTCTTGTTCTTCCATTTTTACTAACGGGTATTATCCGAAAGGTGAGGGCTTTTGCACAAGGAAGGCGTGGCCCTCGGCTTTTACAGTTTTTTTGGGAAGTGGATAAGTCATTAAGAAAGAATCCTATTTCACATACAAATATATCAGATTTCACTCATTTGGCTCCGAGAGTTGCTTTGTTTTCTTCGGTGATGATTTGGAGTGTTGTTTTGTTTGAATGGGCGCCCTTCATTTTGATTCCATTTTTTCTGGCTTTGTATCGATTCTCTTACGTGAGTTTTGCGATGGAAGGAGCTTCGTCTTTTGGGGGTATGGCTTCGGGAAGAGAAATTCTCCTTTCTGTGATGGCGGAACCTACTTTTATTTTGATGATACTTGCAGCTCAGTCTCATATTGAAATTTCAGTAAGTCCACAAGGAGCATTGATTGGACTGCTCTTTTTGTCTTTGTCTTTTATTGCGATTCTTGCAGAGCTCGCAAAGCCACCGTTCGACGATCCAAGAACACATTTGGAATTAACGATGGTTCACGAAGCAATGATTTTGGAAGCATCGGGAAAACAGTTGGGAGTCTTTGAGTTGGCAAGTTCAATCAAACTTTCCACATTGTTAGTGTTTCTTGTAAAATTGGCACTGGAACATTCGAAGTTATTTAAAAACGAAGTTTTGGATAGTTTTGCTCGTGAACTTATGATTGCACCAATGGTCATCTTACTTGCAATCATTCTTGGCTTTTGGGAATCAAATAGCGTTCGTAGGAAATGGACTTGGATTCCTGAGTTTATGGGACTTACTTTCATTGCAATTTTAATATTAGGCACTTTGGTTAAGTTGTCTTAAGGATTATTATGATATACGATTTTATCTATCTATTGTTGTTACTCACCGGGGTTGTTGTTCTAGTAGAGAACCGACTCAGTCGAATTATTTTTTTCTTAAGTATCCAAGGGTTTCTTTTGATTTTCCCTGTTTTACAAACTCACGAAGGTGATTGGACACATGCAATTTCGTTGATAGTTATGGTTGTTTTGTTCAAAGGAATCCTTACTCCATGGGTTTTGAATTGGACAGCCAATAAATCAAAAATGAATGAGAGTACTGCCCCGCGCTTTGGATATTTAGCAACTTTATTGTTTATGGTATTGGGTTTGGTTCTTGCTGTGAAGATTACAGAAGGAGTTTCCGTTCTCACGATCCCTGTTCATAAAATCGGACTCATCTACGTAATTTTACTCGTATATGTTGGAATTCTTTGTTTCGTTGTTAGGCGGAACTGGCTTGCTCTTATTGCTGGATTTTGTGTATTTGAAAATGGAATTTTTGTTTTAACTATGGTTCTGGATAAAGGATTACCGGTAGGACTAGAGTTTGGTTCCTTTTTAGATGCAATTCTTGTCATTGTCTCTGGTGGGATTTTGCAACTCTCTCCTCACATGCACACAAAGGAGAGAAAAATATGATGAAAGAATTATTTTATTTTTCTGGCGTTCTGGCCTTCGTAATCATTTTTCTTGTTTCTGTTTTTGCGCCAACAAAAGGACAAACTCGAATTTGGTTGTGGAGTCTTTTGAAAATTTGTTTTTTCGGTTCCTTGTTTTATTCTTGGTTTACCGATAACATTGTACTCAAGTGGATTTTAATTGAAGCATCAACTTTGTTCGGGGCTCTGTTAATTTCTTCTAGTGGAACGGAACGGTCTTTTCATGTGGGTTGGAAATTTTTATTAATCAATTCCTATGCACTTGGGTTGGCATTTTTGGGGATTGTTATTTTGCTTTTTGCTTCCACTCCTTTGGAGAATTTAGATTTTTTAAGTTTGAAACAGGGGTTAGTTGGCCAAAGTGGATTGCTCATTGAAACGGGAATTTTACTCACTGTTTATGGTTACAGTGGAAAGTTAGGACTTGTTCCAAATCATTTTTGGGTTGGAGATACTTATGCAGAGAGTCCAAGTCAAATTTCTTCATTGATTGCATCGTTTGTCCCGGTAAGTGTCGTTCTTGCTGTTCGACCTCTTATTCAATTGGAGCGTGAAATCAATCCGCATATGATCAATGCTGCCAATGGTTTTCTTTTTATTGGAATTTTAACCATTCTTTACTCTACGTTAATATTATTTTCTCGCGAGGACATTCGTAGAATTTCAGCGAAAGTTGCCTTGTTTCATACGGGTATGTTGACTTTGTTTTTATGGTTAGATGTATCTGATGATGTTTTCTATTTTCTATTAACAACTACAGTGTTAGTGAAACTTCTGGTTTTTCTCTCTATGGGGATTTTGCGAATGGATGCTGGGAAAAGAAATATTTCGCAGATTTTGGAAAATTCTTCTTTGAGTCATAAAGCTTTATATATGTATTTACTAGCCTTACTCGTTGCTTTTGTTTTTCCGTTATCACCAGTTTTTGTTTTGGATTTAAAAGTCATTGAAATAGCTATCAAACAAAAGATGTTTTTTTTGTTTTTGTTTCCCATTATCGGGGCTGTCTTTTTCTTTATTGCACTCAACAAAGTACTACCTTTGGTTCGATTGCCTAACCGGAATTTTGAATCAAGTGTATATGGAATACTCCAAACTAGATTAGTATTCTTTTGGTTTAGTTTTTTATTCACCGTAGTAATTGGAACATACGGTTTAACTTACTTGATGGCAGAGCATATATGGAAAAGATAACAGGCCTTACTAATTTTAATGGTGTTTACCACCAATTTATCATTCGCGACCAAAAGATGGTTCGAGAAGAAGTAGGATCTAAAAAAAGTAATATCGATTTTTTATTAGATCCTCAATATCCAGTTTGGCTTGTTCGACATGCATTTGGCCAAGACATGGGTGCAGAAGATTATTCTGAGTTAAAAGAAGAAGACTATTTATCAGAGAATAGAGGAAAAAATCTTTCCTTACATCAAAAAACGGGCATTGTAAGAGATTTATCTTACCACGGACTCTCTGTCCCTTTTCATGAAGGAACATATTCTCATGCAGTGGGACCCATTCACGCAGGAATCATTGAACCTGGTCATTTTAGGTTTGTTGTGGAAGGTGAAGTCATTCGCCACTTAACCATCCGATTGGGTTTTCAACACCGTGCCATTCCTGAGAAAATTAACGGAAAATCAATGGCTGAGGTGATGCCCTTTTCTGAAACTATTTCTGGTGACACTAGCGTTGGTTATGCGAAGGCATTTACTCAAATTTATGAAGAGATGTATGGAATCTCAGTTTCCAAAAGTGTATCTTTGTTTAGATCTTTTCTGATTGAACTGGAACGTATTGCGGTTCATATCGGAGACTTGGGTGGTATCTCTGAAGATATTGGATATTATCCTTTGTATGGAGTATGTGTGACGGACCGCGGGGCTGCTCTTGGCCTTATGGAAACTTGGACTGGAAATCGATTTGGAAAAGCAGCAATTCGACCGGGAAAGGTTCGAGTCAATCGGCGTATTACCG harbors:
- a CDS encoding hydrogenase-4 subunit E, whose amino-acid sequence is MEKITGLTNFNGVYHQFIIRDQKMVREEVGSKKSNIDFLLDPQYPVWLVRHAFGQDMGAEDYSELKEEDYLSENRGKNLSLHQKTGIVRDLSYHGLSVPFHEGTYSHAVGPIHAGIIEPGHFRFVVEGEVIRHLTIRLGFQHRAIPEKINGKSMAEVMPFSETISGDTSVGYAKAFTQIYEEMYGISVSKSVSLFRSFLIELERIAVHIGDLGGISEDIGYYPLYGVCVTDRGAALGLMETWTGNRFGKAAIRPGKVRVNRRITAKQAKDAFFNLKKVYFKKVRPQILRALSVSTLKERMQGCGFISELDVQKHGFLGMVARMAGVGDDLRINHPDYPGWTALPLQEEHHHYNGDVWARMYIRYSEIEQSLGWMESHLDEIDWESLWSDNESATINSIEKNGKAKAGIYTAAVEAWRGPLLVSLELDSEGLIKNSYIRDPSVLNWHALELAVRGEQVGDFPLNNKSFNLSYVGFDL
- a CDS encoding proton-conducting transporter membrane subunit, with translation MMKELFYFSGVLAFVIIFLVSVFAPTKGQTRIWLWSLLKICFFGSLFYSWFTDNIVLKWILIEASTLFGALLISSSGTERSFHVGWKFLLINSYALGLAFLGIVILLFASTPLENLDFLSLKQGLVGQSGLLIETGILLTVYGYSGKLGLVPNHFWVGDTYAESPSQISSLIASFVPVSVVLAVRPLIQLEREINPHMINAANGFLFIGILTILYSTLILFSREDIRRISAKVALFHTGMLTLFLWLDVSDDVFYFLLTTTVLVKLLVFLSMGILRMDAGKRNISQILENSSLSHKALYMYLLALLVAFVFPLSPVFVLDLKVIEIAIKQKMFFLFLFPIIGAVFFFIALNKVLPLVRLPNRNFESSVYGILQTRLVFFWFSFLFTVVIGTYGLTYLMAEHIWKR